The genomic interval GTTAACTTTGCCAAAGGGCGCTTATTGAAGTAACATTCGTCGTAAAAATTACCATAGGCAAGTCGGTATGCTTCCTCATAATTAAGTTTAGCCCCTGGAAACGTTTTAATCAAAGTTTCAATATAACTGTCATTGGAAATATGTCTTTTACGAATAATTTCCTGAACGACATCTTTATGCTCATTTATTAAGATATCATGCTTAAATATTTCTAGATTACCACCTAACTGAGCCTTTATTCTAGAACTAGAAATCTGTGGATCTTTGATCACTTTTATTGTAATATCGTCCGATTCACCCACTGCCCCAAGGTAAGACGTTGGCTCATAATCAAAGTAAAGGAAACCATGTTTCTCGTTTTGTTCATATGGAGAAAAATGAGTGTCATAACTGAAAGGACTGCGTCCTTTTAAATTTCTATTACAAACGGTGCATGACGGGATTAAATTGAAAAAGCTAAGCGCTAATAAGGGGTGTTGTTCTCTAGGGAGAAAGTGGTCAAGCTCAGCTCGAGTTATTTTTTTTCTTTTTCGAGAGACACTGAATGTATATTGCTGATTGCAATATGGACATACACGCATCTCTAAATTCGCTATTAGCTGGTAAGGACCCCACTTCTTGCCAGGACCAAGGCGTGAAAACCATCCGTAATCAAAAATCGCCGGTATTAAAAATAATAAAGGCTGATATGATGACTTCGACAAGGTATAATATCGAGAGGCTTGTGTACTCGTTGTGAAATCTAAATTTACTATAGAACGGCTTTTCGATTTAAGTTTATCCAGACAGGCGATAATACCTTGATAGTTTAGAGCGTCATTTTTGAAGGCTTCAGGTGATGCCAAGAGGCCATATGAGTTGCGTGTAAAAGAGTGTTCATTGTTAAAAAGCTTCTTGATTAAAGAAACTGCTTGTTTATGATGGACTATACCATTATTTACTTCTGTACGTATGAGATCCTCAGGTATATTGTTTTCATTTTGATTATATAGCAACCAGCTGAATAGATGAGAATAAAAATCGATGCGCTTATCTATCTCTTCTACAACAAAATCAGTATGGGTCGCTCTTATTTGATCTAACCGTTCGCTGTTTAGGCACTCTCGAATACTAATCATTTCTATTTACGGTCAAGTTTATTTAAATCCTTTTGGAGTTCTTCAATTTGCTTTTTCAAATATTCACGTCGCATACTATCCGGAACTTCAAAACGTTCCGTATACATGCTCCATAACTTATTAAAAATGATAGGTTCTCCTATGAGAAGTATCTCTTTTGATAGAGTTTGCCGTTCCGCGTCTGAAAGATCTGAACTCGTTAAAGTATTTAACCTTTGAATTATATTATTTATTTTTGATTTTGCGAAATCCCCGATTAGCCCATCTTTAACAAAAAAGGCATCCTTCAGTAAATCGGTAATATTTGCACCAAACGAATTCTGATCAAGATCAGGGCGTATCACAGTGCGATCTCCAATCCTTTCCAAGTAACTAACATTGTTTTTGGGAATATCAGAAAGTGTCAATGGGTCGTGAGTGGTAAGAATTAACTGGACGTTTTTATTAGATAAAAGAAACGAAAAGAACTCAATAAGTATATTTACAAACCTTTTTTTCCATTCTGGATGGAAACCCACATCCCCTTCATCGATCAAAAAAATATAATTCTTGAACTCGCGAGTTTTAATAGATGCTCGGTTTTCGTCAACATCAACGCCATTTAAAACATCAGAATACCAATTGCTGAAATTTGAAAATAAATTATAAATATTTTTTTCACCTGAGCTCAGGTTTCGATCCACACTGAATGTTATTGGGGTGTCTTTATCATAAACAAAATGATCTTTAAAAGCTAGAATAAAAACGTCATATGCGTCGATAACTTCCTTTGCTTGTTCAAAGTTTACGTAAAACTCCGTCCAGTTCTTAGTTTTGTTAGAGTGTGGTATACATGATATTAACGTAGACATAAAGTCCATTATCTCCCTTCTTGGAAAGTATATCTTATTCTTTTCGTAAAGTATATATGCATTTTTCAAAAACCAATTTATCTTATCTTTCACACTTTCGTTTTTCTGATATTGAACGCTTTCTATATCCCAGTCGTTTCTTATCTTTCCCTCCTCCAGATACTTATTTCCTGTCCCTTCTAAAATCAGAATTATCTTACGTACGACACTCTCTATAATTCGATATTTTAGTTTGATACGGTATTCTTCATCATCGTACTTTTGATCTCGCAACTTCTCTTGATCTCGCAGCTCCTCAAACTTTCGTTCATGGGTCTTACCTATTTCAGTTTTTATTGATGATAGGATGTCTTCAAAAAATGGACGAAAGTTGTAAGAAGTATCGTGGAACCGTTTCTCGTCATTATGTACTTTAATTTTAATCCGCTCAAATACTGGCAACGCGGTTTTACCAAGCATTTTACTC from Pedobacter indicus carries:
- a CDS encoding HNH endonuclease family protein, translating into MISIRECLNSERLDQIRATHTDFVVEEIDKRIDFYSHLFSWLLYNQNENNIPEDLIRTEVNNGIVHHKQAVSLIKKLFNNEHSFTRNSYGLLASPEAFKNDALNYQGIIACLDKLKSKSRSIVNLDFTTSTQASRYYTLSKSSYQPLLFLIPAIFDYGWFSRLGPGKKWGPYQLIANLEMRVCPYCNQQYTFSVSRKRKKITRAELDHFLPREQHPLLALSFFNLIPSCTVCNRNLKGRSPFSYDTHFSPYEQNEKHGFLYFDYEPTSYLGAVGESDDITIKVIKDPQISSSRIKAQLGGNLEIFKHDILINEHKDVVQEIIRKRHISNDSYIETLIKTFPGAKLNYEEAYRLAYGNFYDECYFNKRPLAKLTRDIADKLGALKPF
- a CDS encoding AAA family ATPase; the encoded protein is MKERIAGIYIKEGQLPEIFGEDHASQIINLGGANLYSDVHGRIEAVENPQYIPGFWGKTEISNISVLVGENGVGKTTILNVFRSAYTRDGLPGENPISFIIERDTTVGVTYEVCDPRKFYTVYYTGHYESFSMEGNNDYYKDISISETMYEDIKFTTGNMAQLMLLADSYRIKRWIKFRAQPGVSKMLGKTALPVFERIKIKVHNDEKRFHDTSYNFRPFFEDILSSIKTEIGKTHERKFEELRDQEKLRDQKYDDEEYRIKLKYRIIESVVRKIILILEGTGNKYLEEGKIRNDWDIESVQYQKNESVKDKINWFLKNAYILYEKNKIYFPRREIMDFMSTLISCIPHSNKTKNWTEFYVNFEQAKEVIDAYDVFILAFKDHFVYDKDTPITFSVDRNLSSGEKNIYNLFSNFSNWYSDVLNGVDVDENRASIKTREFKNYIFLIDEGDVGFHPEWKKRFVNILIEFFSFLLSNKNVQLILTTHDPLTLSDIPKNNVSYLERIGDRTVIRPDLDQNSFGANITDLLKDAFFVKDGLIGDFAKSKINNIIQRLNTLTSSDLSDAERQTLSKEILLIGEPIIFNKLWSMYTERFEVPDSMRREYLKKQIEELQKDLNKLDRK